In the genome of Candidatus Thermoplasmatota archaeon, the window TGCAATTAATAAAGATCCTGAGGCGCCTATCTTTAATATAGCAGATTATGGTATAGTTGGCGACCTTTTTGAGGTTGTACCTGCACTTACTGAAGCAGTAAGAAATGCTAAAAGGAGTCAAGGAATGTCCATTATATCTTAACAATTTTCGGCTCAATTTTTTCTTTCGTTACTTTTAATAGCACCACAGACGGTTTTACGAGAAATGGTGGTAAAGGATTGGTTGCGCTGCCAGGGTTAATAAATAAAATTTCTTCTTGTTTAATTAGCGGTTTATGTGTATGACCAAAAACAAAAATCTTAAACTTATTTTGTTTTGCAATTTTTCTCATTCTACTCATCCCAAAAAAAGAATGTGGGTTATGCATCACCCCGATTTTCCAATCCAAAATATTAACAGAGCTTATTTCTGGTAGTTTTTCTTTAACC includes:
- a CDS encoding metallophosphoesterase produces the protein MEKVIGLISDTHIPIRAEKIPEKVFYIFKDVDLIIHAGDLIELKVIKELEKIAPVIAVYGNMDKDEVKEKLPEISSVNILDWKIGVMHNPHSFFGMSRMRKIAKQNKFKIFVFGHTHKPLIKQEEILFINPGSATNPLPPFLVKPSVVLLKVTKEKIEPKIVKI